ATAAAGAACTGAAAATCCACCAGGTAATCGCTTGATCAATATTGAAAGCGCGGCAACAATTTCACCGTTTTTTTCTAAATAAACATGTTCGTTGCCCCAATCGTCCTTAACCTCAGACCATAAACGATCTTGAGTCACGGAACGAAATTTTGAGTTTCGAACAAAATGATCATATCTTTTCACGTCTTGCTTATTTGATTTATCAAGCAAAGCCATTTCGTTAAACCCTCCATTTTCTCAGATTAACCATAATCCGAGACATTACCTTACTCTTTTAACTTAAAATATTTTTCAAATCGACCATAATAATCTTTATAAAACGAATTTAATTTGAAACGGCGAATAAGCCCTAAATCTTTCGGATAATAAAGCGTGCTTGAAGATTCACCTTTATCGAATCGATCGATAACTTGTTTTTTCAAATCCTCATCCATCGTATATTCGATCAAAAGATCCTTTGGAACTGTATGCCAAAGATGATTATTTGTTCCGTATTCAGTTGGTGCAGGACGGTCATAAACACGGTCCTCTACAAGGTATTTCGCCATATTATAGCCATTTGCCGTAACGAAGTAGCTACTGCGGCCTTGACGGATATTCAATTCGAATATTTTATATTTGCCATCGCGTCGGTCGTATTTCAAATCGATATTCGCGTAGCCTCTAAATCCGATTTTCTCAAGGAAGTTTTTATATTTCGCATAAATTTCTTGATTTTCCTCGCCGATAATTCCGACGTAGTTGCCGATTAGAATCGGGGTATAATCTTCAAGTATAACGCGGCCTAAACACATCATCCGCACTTTTCCATGTTGGTCGACATAAGCATTTAACACACGCATTACCGTATCGTTGCCAGGTATATAGTCTTGAACGATCAACGAGTCTTCGTATGTCGATGAATAAATGTCGTTAATTGTCTTCGTGAAACTTGCCTTATCATGAAGAACATAAGCCTTTTTCTTTCCTTCAAACTGCGCATTGAAATAAGTCATGCTATCCGACGGCTTAACGACGATCGGAAAATCGAATGGGAGCTCCATTTCTGGATCCATGCCCTTTTGGAAAATTAGCGTGTCCGGATAATCGAGACCATACTCCTCGCACATCTCATAAAAACGTTCTTTATAAACAACCTGATCCATCAGCTCCTCGCTGATGAACGGCAGGATATAATGCGGTTCAAGCTCTGCCTTATGACGAATCGCGAGTTCAGCGTAGTTTTCGTTACTCGCAATAACAAGCAGCTTGTCAGCACGGTTTTTTAGCTCTTTATGTAAATCAAGCATGCTTTGAATGAAATACGTAGGTTCGTCCAATTTTTCATAAATCTTTTTTTCAACAATTTTACTATGCATCGTCGGCAATATATGCCCTTTTGTTACAACGACGCTCTTTATTCCGTATTGTTCGTGGAACGCTCTTGCCATTCCATAAGCATTATCATCTGATCCCAGTATCACTGGTAGAAAATCTTCTTTTTTCATTAGTAATTCCTCATTTCTTAACAAGTGTCTTTCCTTCAGGCACCCCATAAAATGAAATTTATATAGCCGTTCATTACGCTAAAATAAGAATACACACATCCTTAAATCTACGTCAAAAAAGGGACACTGTCAATTTTACGAGGTGTTTCTTATCTTTTCATTAAGATATATGCGATAATCTAAAATAGAAATTAGAGAAGGATTTATTTTTCAATCCAATTGATGGAGGCGTACGGTTTGACGATTTTTTTAACAGGTACTACAGGGTTTTTAGGCGGAAAACTGCTGACTAATCTTTTACAATCGACAACTCATAATTTATATGTGCTTGTCAGGAATATAGAGAAAGCTGAAAGGCTTGTTTCAACACTTCCGGGTGACGCGACAAATCGCATTACACTGCTCCGCGGGGATATAACAAAACCAAACTGCGGACTGAATGAAGATGAAATCAACGAGCTGACGAATGAAGTTTCGATTTTTTATCACCTCGCTGCTCTTGTAAAATTCGACCAAGAACTACGCGACGAAATATTTTCAATTAATTACGATGGTACGAAGCAGGCACTTGAACTTGCCAAACGCTTACATGTATCTAAATTCTTTTATATCAGTACAGCATATACCGTCGGAAAGCATGCCCATGGAATTGAGGAACTTTACCCGATTGATGTAGCGGGCCATAATCCATACGAAGATAGCAAAGTGCAATCTGAACATCTGGCCTTCGCTTATTCTAATGACTTTGATGTATCTATTTTCCGACCATCAATTATTGTAGGCGACTCCATTACAGGCGAGGCTGATTCAGAATTCACCTTATATGGATTTATGCGCGCGCTTGATGTATTTAAACGACGGATTTCAAGATCATCTGAAGAGCCGGACAGAGTCTATCGTGTCCTTGGCAGTAAACATGCAACTTCGAATTTTGTGCCGGTCAATTATGTTGCAGATATTTTAGCGTTAGCTGAAAGTAAGGCAAAACCAAATACAATTTATAAT
This genomic window from Sporosarcina sp. Marseille-Q4063 contains:
- a CDS encoding ATP-grasp domain-containing protein, whose amino-acid sequence is MKKEDFLPVILGSDDNAYGMARAFHEQYGIKSVVVTKGHILPTMHSKIVEKKIYEKLDEPTYFIQSMLDLHKELKNRADKLLVIASNENYAELAIRHKAELEPHYILPFISEELMDQVVYKERFYEMCEEYGLDYPDTLIFQKGMDPEMELPFDFPIVVKPSDSMTYFNAQFEGKKKAYVLHDKASFTKTINDIYSSTYEDSLIVQDYIPGNDTVMRVLNAYVDQHGKVRMMCLGRVILEDYTPILIGNYVGIIGEENQEIYAKYKNFLEKIGFRGYANIDLKYDRRDGKYKIFELNIRQGRSSYFVTANGYNMAKYLVEDRVYDRPAPTEYGTNNHLWHTVPKDLLIEYTMDEDLKKQVIDRFDKGESSSTLYYPKDLGLIRRFKLNSFYKDYYGRFEKYFKLKE
- a CDS encoding SDR family oxidoreductase, with protein sequence MTIFLTGTTGFLGGKLLTNLLQSTTHNLYVLVRNIEKAERLVSTLPGDATNRITLLRGDITKPNCGLNEDEINELTNEVSIFYHLAALVKFDQELRDEIFSINYDGTKQALELAKRLHVSKFFYISTAYTVGKHAHGIEELYPIDVAGHNPYEDSKVQSEHLAFAYSNDFDVSIFRPSIIVGDSITGEADSEFTLYGFMRALDVFKRRISRSSEEPDRVYRVLGSKHATSNFVPVNYVADILALAESKAKPNTIYNITNPDPATNFDILTLIKNALDFDKLEIIENAENANLTAEEVRLNEMISVFIDYLSRSFDFKDDNTVELIAGSEIEHLHMPEETLTMIINAYFGIQDNSQ